In one Prochlorococcus marinus XMU1404 genomic region, the following are encoded:
- a CDS encoding high light inducible protein translates to MINTKTVEKEKVIAEKLNGRFAMMGFIAAIGAYLTTGQIIPGFV, encoded by the coding sequence ATGATAAACACAAAAACAGTTGAGAAGGAAAAGGTTATAGCTGAGAAGCTTAACGGCAGATTTGCAATGATGGGCTTCATAGCTGCAATTGGTGCTTACTTAACAACTGGTCAAATTATTCCTGGCTTTGTGTAA
- a CDS encoding high light inducible protein, with product MTPEAERFNGWAAMLGFVAAVGAYVTTGQIIPGWF from the coding sequence ATGACCCCTGAAGCAGAAAGATTTAACGGTTGGGCAGCAATGCTCGGTTTCGTTGCAGCAGTTGGCGCATACGTAACAACTGGTCAGATTATTCCTGGTTGGTTCTAA
- a CDS encoding DUF3804 family protein, with translation MSNTKAIEDLINGYATSEDSSFLIPNVTEDFLAVRPSGNPISAKGLVGMFDSKDLVAESSELIKTHKIEIYGEIAYAVFTLNEIFSYKGNQNKDLSTYTCIFKNENGTWKYSWMQRSQGTTDMTTWE, from the coding sequence ATGTCAAATACTAAAGCCATAGAAGATTTAATTAATGGTTATGCAACCAGTGAAGATTCTTCTTTTCTAATACCAAACGTAACTGAGGATTTTTTAGCTGTAAGACCAAGTGGAAATCCAATATCTGCTAAGGGATTAGTGGGAATGTTTGATAGTAAAGACTTAGTTGCAGAATCATCAGAACTAATCAAAACCCACAAAATTGAAATTTACGGTGAGATAGCTTACGCAGTTTTTACTTTAAATGAAATCTTCAGTTATAAAGGAAATCAAAATAAGGATCTTTCAACTTATACTTGCATTTTTAAAAATGAAAATGGTACTTGGAAGTATTCTTGGATGCAAAGATCACAAGGCACTACTGATATGACCACATGGGAATAA